The DNA region TTCTCCAACACCAAGCCGCGCACGATGGCGGTCGGTGGGGCTCTGATCGCCGCGGGGGCGTCTCCGACCACGATCTACGAGAGTGTCTACGAGAACGCCAGCTTTGGGGCGCAGAAGCTTTTAGGGCGCGCCATGGACCGTATGACCCGCAGCGCCGATGGCAAGCTGGTCTGGTCGTGGGTGACCCAGGCGGACTTTTCCGAGCTCGATGCCACCGACAAAGACACCGACGGAATCGCCACCGCGCTTCGTGCCGTCCGCGGCTCCGAGGTCGCGGTCTTCCTGCGCGAGATGCCCACCGGGAAGCTGCGTGTCAGCCTACGCGCCAAAGACCCCTGGGATGTCGCCGCGGTCGCCGCACAGTTTGGCGGGGGCGGTCACCGCCTCGCCTCCGGGTGCTCCCTCGACGGTCCCCCCGAGGCCGCCATCGCCGCGCTTCTAGGGGCCTTGACTGCCGCATGAGCCTGCTCGCACTGATCGACGACTACCTCGATGCCGCTCCCGCGCAGGCCTGTGACGTGGAGCGGATCGGGCCGTTTCGCTTGTTCTTCCGGCGCGACTCGGAGATGCCCGAGATCTCCTATGCCCGCCCGGTGCGTGGGGAGCGCGCGGGGACGCTGGAGGAGATCGCGGCGGTGCGGGCGGCGTTTCTGGCACGGGGGCGCCGTCCCCGCTGGGAGTACTTGGAGGAGCTCAACCCGGAGCTCGGGGCACTTCTGGTGCAAGCAGGGATTCCCGCCCCGACCCGACGTCCGCTGCAAGTTGTCACGGCGGAGCGCTTTCACCCCGAGAGTAGCACGCTTGCCCAGGTGCGGTACATCACCCCCGATGAAGCCCCGGCGACCGATGCCGTGCTCGCGACCGCGTTTGGTGGCGACCCTGCCGAGGCGGATGGCTCGTTTCT from Armatimonas rosea includes:
- a CDS encoding GNAT family N-acetyltransferase; translation: MSLLALIDDYLDAAPAQACDVERIGPFRLFFRRDSEMPEISYARPVRGERAGTLEEIAAVRAAFLARGRRPRWEYLEELNPELGALLVQAGIPAPTRRPLQVVTAERFHPESSTLAQVRYITPDEAPATDAVLATAFGGDPAEADGSFLRGLIERGACAVAAFVGGKPVAAGLHSPVGSATEVAGVGTHPEWRRKGLAGAVTSALVADALARGCGCIFLSAGDESVARVYGRLGFERVGTALDTMLPPEL